One Fusobacterium nucleatum genomic window carries:
- the recQ gene encoding DNA helicase RecQ, translating to MKSEALRILKEYYGYDNFREGQEKIIDAILEKRNVLGIMTTGAGKSICYQIPALIFEGLTIVISPLISLMKDQVDSLRLIGIEASYLNSTLDNDEYNKILFKIKRGKIKLLYISPERLENKFFLNFIKTVKISMVVVDEAHCVSQWGENFRRSYLRIADFVKYLSEESQIQTLAFTATATPKIKVDIIEKLNIVNPFIYVDYFNRDNIYFKVVDNSGLDKDLDIDSKPFIIDYLRKHKGKAGIIYCSTKKNVDDIYNYLVGFDRSVAKYHGGMSKEEREKNQKLFLDDDVEIMVATNAFGMGINKSNIRYVIHANIPADLESYYQEAGRAGRDGGPAEAILIYNEKDRDIQRYLMEKEAEGKKDKNYLNKRLKNFNKMLEYTELKTCYREYILKYFGEKMIRNYCGYCENCKKEKNIKDFSLEAKKIISGVGRAKESLGISTLANMLMGKADTKMLNKGLDKISTFGIMREDSQEWIESFINYMISEKYLIQSAGSFPVLKLGKKYKDILNGNIKIIRKEDEKIDFDYYENNLFKELNSLRKEISKEENIAPYIIFSDMTLIEMAEKKPRNRWDMLKIKGIGNQKFKSYGEKFLERINNYCMEERV from the coding sequence GTGAAATCAGAAGCACTCAGAATTTTAAAAGAATATTATGGTTATGATAATTTTAGAGAAGGACAAGAAAAAATAATAGATGCCATCTTAGAGAAAAGAAATGTTTTAGGAATAATGACAACAGGAGCTGGAAAATCTATCTGTTATCAAATACCTGCACTAATCTTTGAGGGGCTAACTATAGTAATTTCTCCTCTAATATCTCTAATGAAAGATCAAGTAGATAGCCTAAGATTAATTGGAATAGAAGCAAGTTATTTAAACTCAACCTTAGATAATGATGAATATAATAAGATACTTTTTAAAATAAAAAGAGGAAAGATAAAGCTACTATATATCTCACCTGAAAGATTAGAAAATAAATTTTTCTTAAACTTTATAAAAACTGTAAAAATTTCTATGGTAGTAGTTGATGAGGCACATTGTGTGTCCCAGTGGGGGGAAAATTTTAGAAGAAGTTATCTAAGGATAGCAGATTTTGTAAAATATTTAAGTGAAGAAAGTCAAATTCAAACTTTGGCTTTTACCGCTACTGCAACTCCCAAAATTAAAGTAGATATAATAGAAAAATTAAATATAGTAAATCCATTTATTTATGTAGATTACTTCAACAGAGATAATATCTACTTTAAAGTAGTTGATAATAGTGGACTTGATAAAGATTTGGATATAGACTCTAAGCCTTTTATAATAGACTATCTAAGAAAACATAAAGGAAAAGCAGGAATAATTTATTGTTCAACTAAAAAAAATGTAGATGATATTTATAACTATTTGGTAGGATTTGACAGAAGTGTTGCAAAATACCATGGAGGAATGTCTAAGGAAGAAAGAGAAAAAAATCAAAAATTATTCTTAGATGATGATGTTGAAATAATGGTAGCAACTAATGCCTTTGGTATGGGTATAAATAAATCTAATATAAGATATGTAATACATGCAAATATTCCAGCTGACTTAGAAAGTTATTATCAAGAAGCAGGTAGAGCAGGTAGAGATGGTGGCCCTGCTGAAGCTATCCTTATATATAATGAAAAAGATAGGGATATTCAAAGATATTTGATGGAGAAGGAAGCAGAAGGAAAAAAAGATAAAAATTATCTTAATAAAAGATTAAAAAACTTCAACAAAATGCTTGAATATACTGAATTAAAGACTTGTTACAGAGAATATATCTTAAAATATTTTGGTGAAAAAATGATAAGAAACTATTGTGGTTATTGTGAGAACTGCAAAAAAGAGAAGAATATCAAAGATTTTTCACTGGAAGCAAAGAAAATTATTTCAGGTGTAGGTAGGGCAAAAGAAAGTTTGGGGATATCTACACTAGCTAATATGCTTATGGGAAAAGCTGATACTAAAATGTTAAATAAAGGACTTGACAAAATTTCTACATTTGGGATAATGAGAGAAGATAGTCAAGAGTGGATAGAAAGTTTTATAAATTATATGATTTCTGAAAAATATCTTATACAGAGTGCAGGAAGTTTTCCTGTTTTAAAACTTGGGAAGAAATATAAAGATATTTTAAATGGAAATATAAAAATAATAAGAAAAGAAGATGAGAAAATTGACTTTGATTATTATGAAAATAATTTATTTAAAGAATTAAATTCTCTCAGAAAGGAGATTTCAAAAGAAGAAAATATTGCACCTTATATTATTTTTTCTGATATGACTCTTATAGAGATGGCAGAGAAAAAGCCAAGAAATAGGTGGGATATGTTAAAAATAAAAGGTATAGGAAATCAGAAATTTAAAAGTTATGGGGAAAAATTTTTAGAAAGAATTAATAACTATTGTATGGAGGAGAGAGTATGA
- a CDS encoding DUF4253 domain-containing protein gives MSNIEEFKKLYNFEFEEIKDKDMYYRDIEKKYLTSYKEGKEKGFTPVFLVLHDTLLEKFEIDMEDEDTDNIMDIVKLNLEKYKDINAVEFLKKFQKENTEDLRESIDDYFTEKDYKYDDSEKYNLELSTLFDHDNYLKDDVILVKVPTENPYEVLGYFGMGGYNECPFPAEQVAVAKYWYEKYGAVPAAISYDEIEFYVKRPVQTLEETKKLAIEHYAFCYDIVDQCYGTFEKLVDGLYKNIQWYFWWD, from the coding sequence ATGTCAAATATAGAAGAATTTAAAAAATTATATAATTTTGAATTTGAAGAAATAAAAGATAAAGATATGTATTATAGAGATATAGAAAAGAAATATCTTACTTCATATAAAGAGGGAAAAGAAAAAGGTTTTACACCTGTATTTTTAGTTCTTCATGATACCTTATTAGAAAAATTTGAAATAGATATGGAAGATGAAGATACAGATAATATAATGGATATAGTGAAATTAAATCTTGAAAAATACAAAGACATTAATGCAGTTGAGTTTCTAAAGAAATTTCAAAAAGAAAATACAGAAGATTTAAGAGAAAGTATAGATGATTATTTCACAGAAAAAGATTATAAATATGATGATAGTGAAAAATATAATTTAGAGCTTTCAACTTTATTTGATCATGATAATTATTTAAAAGATGATGTTATTTTAGTGAAAGTTCCTACAGAGAATCCTTATGAAGTTTTAGGCTATTTTGGAATGGGTGGCTACAATGAATGTCCTTTTCCAGCAGAACAAGTAGCGGTTGCTAAATATTGGTATGAAAAATATGGAGCAGTACCAGCAGCTATAAGTTATGATGAAATAGAGTTCTATGTAAAAAGACCTGTTCAAACATTAGAAGAAACTAAAAAATTAGCAATAGAACATTATGCTTTTTGTTATGATATAGTTGACCAATGTTATGGAACATTTGAAAAATTAGTAGATGGTTTATATAAAAACATACAATGGTATTTTTGGTGGGATTAA
- a CDS encoding DNA-protecting protein DprA: protein MYSKEELLIFSFINSNYDISIQNLTYKIFNFSNKENINFFKLNRIEKIEFLKSFFSENNMEKILFIFDKLNLYKIEIEKIIKNCEEKNIKIFYYSYENYPKNLMDIKESPYVIFVKGNLPSNEELEKSFAIVGTRKPSKEGIAFARDIGQYLSRNNIYNISGLALGIDTEGHSMSLKKTGVILGQGLDLETYPRENIKLSEMILENNGFLLSELIPQTEISLFSLIKRDRLQSALTSGIVIAETGIKGGTVNTFKYAREQKRKIFISDINKEFIEKYRKDLIVIKNSLDFEKKLKNNLIQKNLF, encoded by the coding sequence ATGTATAGCAAAGAAGAACTTTTAATCTTTTCATTTATAAACTCAAACTATGATATAAGCATACAAAACTTAACTTACAAAATTTTTAATTTTTCAAATAAAGAAAATATAAATTTTTTTAAATTGAATAGAATAGAAAAAATTGAATTCTTAAAATCTTTTTTTAGTGAAAATAATATGGAAAAAATTTTATTTATTTTTGATAAACTTAATCTATATAAAATTGAAATAGAAAAAATAATTAAAAATTGTGAAGAAAAAAATATTAAAATCTTTTATTATTCTTATGAAAATTATCCTAAAAATCTAATGGATATAAAAGAAAGTCCTTATGTAATTTTTGTAAAAGGAAATTTACCTTCAAATGAAGAATTAGAAAAATCTTTTGCAATAGTTGGAACTAGAAAACCAAGTAAAGAAGGAATAGCTTTTGCTAGAGATATTGGGCAGTATCTATCTAGAAACAATATCTATAATATAAGTGGTTTAGCTTTAGGAATAGATACAGAAGGACATAGTATGTCATTAAAGAAAACAGGAGTAATCTTAGGACAGGGCTTAGATTTAGAGACTTATCCTAGAGAAAATATTAAATTATCAGAAATGATTTTAGAAAATAATGGTTTTTTATTATCCGAATTAATACCTCAAACAGAAATCTCTTTATTTTCATTGATTAAAAGAGATAGGTTACAGTCAGCTTTAACTTCAGGAATTGTTATAGCAGAAACAGGTATAAAAGGTGGCACAGTAAATACTTTTAAATATGCAAGAGAACAGAAAAGGAAAATATTTATATCTGATATAAATAAAGAATTTATAGAAAAATATAGAAAAGATTTAATTGTTATAAAAAATAGTTTAGATTTTGAAAAGAAATTAAAAAATAATTTAATACAAAAAAATCTTTTTTAG
- a CDS encoding toxin-antitoxin system YwqK family antitoxin, giving the protein MKKIFLILTLFFVFCVNVFASPADFFKSYPNGSIEVKIDWDKGEGYYGANFYDGKNNKIKAKKNWGKFGDINSFQEFYNTLKNEYSNQKIKVLINITNEEHPIGMFLNAKFYNSKGILIREANNDRFSHNTKIYDNNGNLINEMEKNIQQNEFIFKEYGKNSKLLNETYISFDYNQIGVKAYNNNNILIMESSYTIKNLDFDNVKIIMSNLFKNANYQNVLDGYEKFYDDNGNLELEKTYKNGELIDTKEYKVNNYEENSVNEVDNLDTNAINNSNFENNKYYQILEYLNSFSNILKWIILIVIAFIIFLINVFISVKKDEKIEKDKIMKNEAYYYKDTNNKKILYRNNLPVNNIILHSYKYNGLSIDLYIEYKEGTPYYIKLKNYYIEYKILINRIKNNNFECDFTIISDNKVIIKSVGIFKLPPWLYGNIYFYENKLGFRFTQKNSCILCEIINNEDIEDDEFDKKVKKIFLPFLDRTVYVGCRNKYLVFIEQIILKGDIEYYSNNETLREKYENGKLIEN; this is encoded by the coding sequence ATGAAAAAGATTTTTTTAATTTTGACTTTATTTTTTGTATTTTGTGTGAATGTTTTTGCAAGTCCAGCAGATTTTTTTAAAAGTTATCCTAATGGGAGTATTGAAGTAAAAATAGATTGGGATAAAGGGGAAGGATACTATGGTGCTAATTTCTATGATGGTAAAAATAATAAAATAAAAGCCAAAAAGAACTGGGGAAAATTTGGAGATATTAATTCTTTTCAAGAATTTTATAATACTTTAAAAAACGAATATTCAAATCAAAAAATAAAAGTATTAATAAATATTACAAATGAAGAACATCCTATTGGAATGTTTCTTAATGCAAAATTTTATAATTCTAAGGGCATTCTTATAAGAGAAGCCAATAATGATAGATTTTCTCATAATACAAAAATATATGATAATAATGGAAATTTAATAAATGAAATGGAAAAAAATATTCAACAAAATGAGTTTATATTTAAAGAATATGGTAAAAATAGTAAACTTTTAAACGAAACATACATTTCATTTGATTATAATCAAATTGGGGTAAAGGCATATAATAATAATAATATTCTTATAATGGAGAGTTCTTATACTATAAAGAATTTAGATTTTGATAATGTAAAAATAATAATGTCTAATTTATTTAAGAATGCTAATTATCAAAATGTGCTTGATGGTTATGAAAAATTTTATGACGATAATGGAAATTTAGAATTGGAGAAAACTTATAAAAATGGAGAACTAATTGATACTAAAGAATATAAGGTTAATAACTATGAGGAAAATTCTGTAAATGAAGTTGATAACCTTGATACAAATGCAATTAACAATTCAAATTTTGAAAATAATAAATACTATCAAATTTTAGAGTATTTAAATAGTTTTTCTAATATATTAAAATGGATTATTTTAATTGTAATTGCTTTTATTATATTCCTAATCAATGTTTTTATAAGTGTTAAAAAAGATGAAAAAATTGAAAAAGATAAAATAATGAAAAATGAAGCATATTATTATAAAGATACTAATAATAAAAAAATTTTATATCGTAATAACTTACCTGTGAACAATATAATATTACATTCTTATAAATATAATGGCTTAAGTATAGATTTATATATAGAGTATAAAGAAGGAACTCCCTACTATATAAAATTAAAAAATTATTATATTGAATATAAAATATTAATTAATAGAATAAAAAATAACAATTTTGAATGTGATTTTACTATAATTTCTGATAATAAAGTAATAATAAAATCAGTAGGAATATTTAAATTACCTCCTTGGTTATATGGTAATATTTATTTTTATGAAAATAAATTAGGCTTTAGATTTACACAAAAAAATAGCTGTATTCTATGTGAAATTATTAATAACGAAGATATAGAAGATGATGAATTTGATAAAAAAGTTAAAAAAATTTTTCTTCCATTCTTAGATAGAACAGTATATGTAGGTTGTAGAAACAAATATTTAGTATTTATAGAACAAATAATTTTGAAAGGAGATATTGAATACTATTCTAATAACGAAACTCTAAGAGAAAAATATGAAAATGGAAAATTAATAGAAAATTAA
- a CDS encoding type II toxin-antitoxin system HicB family antitoxin produces MKEKYIYPCVIYEEDGIYYADFKDFEACFTDGESIEEVIINAKDVLEGTIFSLLKNNLELPEPTLTKPSLEDNEFLVYIDIWLAPIVDKVKNQTVKKTLTIPKWLNDEAEKHSINFSNLLQIAIKKYLNIQ; encoded by the coding sequence ATGAAAGAAAAATATATTTATCCTTGTGTAATCTATGAAGAAGATGGCATATATTATGCAGATTTCAAAGATTTTGAAGCTTGTTTTACAGATGGAGAAAGCATAGAAGAAGTAATAATTAATGCTAAGGATGTATTGGAAGGAACTATTTTTAGTTTATTAAAAAATAATTTGGAACTACCTGAACCTACATTGACAAAACCAAGTTTAGAAGATAATGAATTTTTAGTTTATATTGATATTTGGTTAGCACCAATTGTAGATAAAGTAAAAAATCAAACAGTAAAGAAAACATTGACTATACCTAAATGGTTAAATGATGAGGCAGAAAAACATTCTATAAATTTTTCTAATTTATTACAAATAGCTATAAAAAAATATTTGAATATTCAATAA
- a CDS encoding MnmA/TRMU family protein yields the protein MEKIKALALFSGGLDSALAIKVVQEQGIEVIALNFVSHFFGGKNEKAESMAKQLGIRLEYIDFKKRHTLVVEDPVYGRGKNMNPCIDCHSLMFKIAGELLEEYGASFVISGEVLGQRPMSQNSQALEKVKKLSGMEDLVLRPLSAKLLPPSKAEVMGWVDREKLLDINGRSRQRQMELMEYYGLVEYPSPGGGCLLTDPGYSSRLKVLEDDGLLKEEHAWLFKLIKEARFFRFSKARYLFVGRNKESNDKIDEFRKEKNLNFYIHSSEVPGPHIIANTNLTDEEIDFAKKLFSRYSKVKGNEKVILNNSGNLEEVDVLDLKKLDEEIKKYQQF from the coding sequence ATGGAGAAAATTAAAGCTCTAGCTTTATTTTCTGGTGGTTTAGATAGTGCTTTAGCTATTAAAGTGGTACAAGAACAAGGCATAGAAGTTATTGCCTTGAACTTTGTATCACATTTTTTTGGTGGAAAAAATGAAAAAGCTGAAAGCATGGCAAAACAATTAGGAATTAGACTAGAATATATTGATTTCAAAAAAAGACATACTCTTGTAGTTGAAGACCCTGTTTATGGTAGAGGGAAGAATATGAATCCTTGTATAGACTGTCATTCACTTATGTTTAAAATTGCAGGAGAATTATTAGAGGAATACGGTGCAAGTTTTGTTATATCAGGAGAAGTTTTAGGGCAAAGACCTATGTCACAAAATTCACAAGCTTTGGAAAAAGTAAAAAAATTATCAGGTATGGAAGATTTAGTTTTAAGACCATTATCTGCTAAACTTTTACCTCCTAGCAAGGCTGAAGTTATGGGTTGGGTTGATAGAGAAAAGCTTTTAGATATAAATGGTCGTTCAAGACAAAGACAAATGGAATTAATGGAATATTATGGACTTGTTGAATATCCTAGCCCAGGTGGTGGTTGCTTACTTACTGACCCAGGATATTCAAGTAGACTTAAAGTTTTAGAAGATGATGGGCTTCTTAAAGAAGAACATGCTTGGCTTTTTAAACTTATAAAGGAAGCTAGATTTTTTAGATTTTCAAAAGCAAGATATTTATTTGTAGGTAGAAATAAAGAATCTAATGATAAAATTGATGAATTTAGAAAAGAAAAGAATTTAAATTTCTATATACATAGTTCAGAAGTTCCAGGACCTCATATAATTGCAAATACAAATTTGACTGATGAGGAAATAGATTTTGCAAAGAAACTATTTTCAAGATACTCTAAGGTTAAAGGAAATGAAAAAGTTATTTTAAATAATTCTGGAAACTTAGAAGAAGTTGATGTACTTGATTTAAAGAAATTAGATGAAGAAATAAAAAAATATCAACAATTTTAA
- a CDS encoding cell division protein SepF, which produces MGLLKDIKELVGINTGDEDDERDEELEQETTSKALSKRQKMEAEEVDEFRYEDYSTIFIDPKQFEDCKKIATYIEKEKMITINLENIGPNVAQRIMDFLAGAMEIKNASFAQIAKHVYTIVPENMKVYYEGKRREKKLIDLEKGERFDGEN; this is translated from the coding sequence ATGGGACTTTTAAAAGATATCAAAGAATTAGTTGGTATTAATACTGGTGATGAAGATGATGAAAGAGATGAAGAATTAGAACAAGAAACGACATCAAAAGCTCTTTCAAAAAGACAAAAAATGGAAGCAGAAGAAGTTGATGAATTTAGATATGAAGATTATAGTACAATTTTTATTGATCCAAAACAATTTGAAGATTGTAAAAAAATTGCTACTTATATAGAAAAAGAAAAAATGATTACAATCAACTTAGAAAATATTGGACCAAATGTAGCTCAAAGAATAATGGACTTCTTAGCAGGTGCTATGGAAATTAAAAATGCAAGTTTTGCACAAATAGCAAAACATGTTTATACAATAGTTCCTGAAAATATGAAAGTTTATTATGAAGGAAAAAGAAGAGAAAAGAAACTTATTGATTTAGAAAAAGGTGAAAGATTCGATGGAGAAAATTAA
- a CDS encoding YggS family pyridoxal phosphate-dependent enzyme, translating to MSIKANIEEILEDIKKYSPYPEKVKLVAVTKYSSVEDIEKFLETGQIICGENKVQVIKDKIEYFKEKNKKIKWHFIGNLQKNKVKYIIDDVDLIHSVNKLSLAQEINKKAEQSSKIMDVLLEINVYGEESKQGYSLDELKCDIIELQNLKNLNIIGVMTMAPFTDDEKILRMVFSELRRIKDELNKEYFNNNLTELSMGMSNDYKIALQEGSTFIRVGTKIFK from the coding sequence ATGAGTATAAAAGCAAATATTGAAGAAATTTTAGAGGATATAAAAAAATATTCTCCTTATCCAGAAAAAGTGAAACTTGTTGCTGTTACAAAATATTCATCTGTTGAAGATATTGAAAAATTTTTAGAAACAGGGCAAATTATTTGTGGTGAAAATAAGGTTCAAGTTATAAAAGATAAGATAGAATATTTTAAAGAAAAAAATAAAAAAATTAAATGGCATTTTATTGGAAATCTTCAAAAAAATAAAGTCAAATATATTATAGATGATGTGGATTTAATTCACTCTGTCAATAAATTAAGTTTAGCACAAGAAATAAATAAAAAAGCAGAGCAATCCTCAAAAATTATGGATGTTCTATTGGAAATAAATGTCTATGGTGAAGAAAGTAAACAAGGTTATTCACTAGATGAGCTAAAATGTGATATAATAGAATTGCAAAATTTAAAAAATTTGAATATAATAGGAGTAATGACTATGGCTCCCTTTACAGATGATGAAAAAATCTTGAGAATGGTTTTTTCAGAACTTAGAAGGATTAAAGATGAGTTGAACAAAGAATATTTCAATAATAATCTTACTGAGCTGTCAATGGGAATGTCTAATGATTATAAGATAGCTTTACAAGAAGGTAGTACTTTTATAAGAGTTGGAACAAAAATTTTTAAATAA
- the hemW gene encoding radical SAM family heme chaperone HemW, translated as MLKIYNTYIHIPFCERKCNYCDFTSLKGTNSQIEKYVNYLLKEIEIYKKKYDLSEKQDTIYFGGGTPSLLPIDSLEKILSKFSYDKNTEITIEVNPKTVNSNKLKEYRKLGINRLSIGIQTFNDDNLKLLGRIHNSEEAIEVYNLARECGFENISLDIMFSLPNQTLAMLQKDLEKLVNLNPNHISIYSLIWEEETKFFRDLKSGKLKETDNDLEANMYEYIIEFLRSKDYIHYEISNFSKKDFEARHNSIYWKNKQYLGVGLSAAGYLDNVRYKNFFNLKDYYDKLDKDIFPIDEKEILTEEDIEQYRYLVGFRLLNKVIVPSEKYLDKCVSLSKEGYLLEKENGYILSHKGLMLFNDFISNFIGD; from the coding sequence ATGCTGAAAATCTATAATACCTATATACATATCCCTTTTTGTGAAAGAAAATGTAATTATTGTGATTTTACCTCATTAAAGGGAACTAATAGTCAAATTGAAAAATATGTAAATTATCTTTTAAAAGAAATAGAGATTTATAAAAAAAAATATGATTTATCAGAAAAACAAGATACAATATACTTTGGTGGAGGGACACCTTCCCTCCTACCAATAGATAGCTTGGAAAAAATTTTATCTAAGTTTTCTTATGATAAAAATACTGAAATTACTATTGAAGTTAATCCTAAGACAGTTAATAGCAATAAATTGAAAGAATATAGAAAGTTGGGAATTAATAGATTAAGTATAGGAATACAAACTTTTAATGATGATAATTTAAAGTTGTTAGGAAGAATACACAATTCAGAAGAAGCTATTGAAGTATATAATTTAGCTAGAGAATGTGGTTTTGAAAATATTAGTTTAGACATTATGTTTTCTTTACCCAATCAGACATTGGCTATGCTTCAAAAAGATTTAGAGAAATTAGTTAATTTAAATCCTAATCATATATCAATCTATTCTTTAATTTGGGAAGAAGAGACTAAGTTTTTTAGAGATTTAAAATCTGGAAAATTAAAAGAAACTGATAATGATTTAGAAGCTAATATGTATGAATATATAATTGAATTTTTAAGGTCAAAAGACTATATACACTATGAAATTTCAAATTTTTCTAAGAAAGATTTTGAGGCAAGACATAATTCTATATATTGGAAGAATAAACAATATTTAGGTGTAGGTCTATCAGCAGCTGGATATTTAGATAATGTTAGATATAAGAATTTCTTTAATTTAAAAGACTATTATGATAAGTTGGATAAAGATATTTTCCCTATTGATGAAAAAGAAATTCTTACAGAAGAAGATATTGAGCAATATAGATATTTAGTTGGCTTCAGACTTTTAAATAAGGTCATTGTTCCTAGTGAAAAATATTTAGATAAATGTGTATCTTTATCTAAAGAGGGATATTTATTAGAAAAAGAAAATGGATATATTTTAAGCCATAAAGGTCTGATGTTATTTAATGATTTTATTTCAAATTTTATAGGTGATTAA
- a CDS encoding phospho-sugar mutase — protein sequence MFLDEYKKWLDSNMLSASEKEELKSIANDEKEIESRFYTDLSFGTAGMRGVRGIGRNRMNKYNIRKATQGLANYIIKETGEVGKKKGVAIAYDSRLDSVENAINTAMTLAGNGIKVYLFDGVRSTPELSFAVRELKAQAGIMITASHNPKEYNGYKVYWEDGAQIVDPQATGIVSSVGAVNIFSDIKLMDEKEAIDKGLLVYVGKKLDDRYIEEVKKNAINPNVENKDKIKFVYSPLHGVAARPVERVLKEMGYTNVYPVKEQEKPDGNFPTCDYANPEDTNVFKLSTELADKVGAKICIANDPDGDRVGLAVLDNDGKWFFPNGNQIGILFAEYILNHKKNIPENGTMITTIVSTPLLDTIVKKNGKKALRVLTGFKYIGEKIRQFENKELDGTFLFGFEEAIGYLVGTHVRDKDAVVASMIIAEMATTFENNGSSIYNEIIKIYEKYGWRLETTVPITKKGKDGLEEIQKIMKSMRAKTHTEIAGIKVKEYRDYQKGVDNLPKADVIQMVLEDETYLTVRPSGTEPKIKFYISVVDNDKKVAEEKLAKMEKEFINYAENL from the coding sequence ATGTTTTTAGATGAATACAAAAAATGGTTAGACTCTAATATGTTATCTGCAAGTGAAAAAGAAGAATTAAAAAGTATTGCTAATGATGAAAAAGAAATTGAAAGTAGATTTTATACAGATTTGAGTTTTGGAACTGCTGGTATGAGAGGTGTGAGAGGTATTGGTAGAAACAGAATGAATAAATATAATATAAGAAAAGCTACACAAGGCTTGGCTAACTATATTATAAAAGAAACAGGAGAAGTTGGAAAGAAGAAAGGTGTTGCTATTGCTTATGATTCAAGATTAGATTCTGTTGAAAATGCTATTAATACTGCAATGACTTTGGCAGGTAATGGAATAAAAGTTTATTTATTTGATGGGGTGAGATCAACTCCTGAGCTTTCCTTTGCAGTCAGAGAATTAAAAGCACAAGCAGGTATCATGATAACTGCTTCTCATAATCCAAAAGAATATAATGGGTATAAAGTTTATTGGGAAGATGGTGCTCAAATAGTTGATCCACAAGCGACAGGTATAGTGAGTTCTGTTGGGGCAGTTAATATATTCAGTGATATTAAATTAATGGATGAAAAAGAAGCTATAGATAAGGGACTTCTTGTATATGTTGGTAAAAAACTAGATGATAGATACATTGAAGAAGTTAAGAAAAATGCTATTAATCCAAATGTAGAGAATAAAGATAAAATAAAATTTGTGTACTCTCCTTTACATGGAGTAGCAGCAAGACCTGTTGAAAGAGTTTTAAAAGAAATGGGTTACACAAATGTATATCCTGTAAAAGAACAAGAAAAACCAGATGGGAATTTTCCTACTTGTGATTATGCAAACCCAGAAGATACAAATGTTTTTAAATTAAGTACGGAGTTGGCAGATAAAGTTGGAGCTAAAATTTGTATAGCTAATGACCCTGATGGAGATAGAGTGGGGCTAGCTGTTCTTGATAATGATGGAAAATGGTTTTTCCCAAATGGAAATCAAATAGGAATTTTATTTGCAGAATATATTTTAAATCATAAAAAAAATATTCCAGAAAATGGAACTATGATAACAACTATAGTATCAACTCCACTTCTTGATACTATTGTTAAAAAGAATGGAAAAAAGGCTTTAAGGGTTCTTACAGGTTTTAAATATATTGGTGAAAAAATTAGACAATTTGAAAACAAAGAATTAGATGGAACTTTCTTATTTGGTTTTGAAGAAGCTATAGGGTATTTAGTAGGAACTCATGTTAGAGATAAGGATGCAGTTGTTGCTTCTATGATAATTGCAGAAATGGCTACAACTTTTGAAAATAATGGTTCTAGTATCTATAATGAAATTATAAAAATTTATGAAAAGTATGGTTGGCGTTTAGAAACTACTGTTCCTATAACTAAAAAAGGAAAAGATGGACTTGAAGAAATACAAAAAATTATGAAGTCTATGAGAGCAAAAACTCATACAGAAATAGCAGGTATTAAAGTAAAAGAATATAGAGATTATCAAAAAGGTGTTGATAATTTACCAAAAGCAGATGTTATTCAAATGGTTTTAGAAGACGAAACTTATTTGACAGTAAGACCTTCTGGAACAGAGCCTAAAATAAAATTCTATATTTCTGTAGTAGATAATGATAAAAAGGTTGCTGAAGAAAAATTAGCTAAAATGGAAAAAGAATTTATAAATTATGCTGAAAATCTATAA